In a genomic window of Carassius auratus strain Wakin unplaced genomic scaffold, ASM336829v1 scaf_tig00045252, whole genome shotgun sequence:
- the LOC113087729 gene encoding uncharacterized protein LOC113087729 — translation MPRKGRRSRAQKVRWTKLDLTEKTSISRGVAQVSDGQQYEDGDNTSRVISVQASHCQSDARYDVFSRNTQCTCVALTFLAYHSEGTSFEQPDLDRVLEQGDALYVGIKMQLMAEGRFRQDLLSMAEVPVSISTFNHNYTVQKSEVVMGYLRDRGTQEMDAWWIPLDERLQCLSTDVSHALLIVSPECFAVFRDRSGRYGYFDSHSRTAEGFPHPTGDGTAVMLTFTNLHDMINRLLELFWNRGPQACYEFMAVSFEMEQQSEEPCSSAACVSPSQVTSPLPKIQTADIRIPENVVQIDDKNQSVIKVLKTNKQRRRKQIRKMAKQCAGTEDKTSHFEIRERKRRVYEKEKYATSLQFRIKKRKFNQDPFVRNKKREYLVRRYHTDAVFQKKMKEYMARRYHTDAPLHKKKKEYIIRRYHTDDVFQRKMKNYMVRRYKMDDLFQKKMKDYMARRYAGDSKFRSHHILRCTFQKKQKCLTDPGFHILHKLRCALRIKRKYKPYIRFSQNTPISDATNQPVSNSLIQKAISAFRCQSLHGPTYICTVCHRTLFPNQVKMCNRTRYIKNVHITAFCLTGKYVHACDSACSVPCAVPDERRQEWICHTCDSHLKRGSMPSIAAANRLELPPIPAELLELNVLERQLIAKIVPFAKIVALPKGQQRSVYGAVVCVPSEVEKTVNCLPRPNSESQLLQVKLKRHIKFRGYQHFHTVNMHNVLAALTKLKAMHSEYRDIFISDAATFEFLPNDELHDTEEKQEVVVSEQDEQHVSTEEKDELRPGLTLDTCMQPLDIGQDLLSYGEGIFSIAPAQGKKPVGFFKVPKLEAMAFPVQFPTGQNTIDEARQVALSPSMYFNARLFCVDTRFAKDQSYLFFAQFVTETHMARNSMSIQLRKGKPVTKDGRRISNKLLQDDLEVERLVHSRDATRFMQPLRGTPSYWEKTLRDLQAMIRQLGNPTFFCTFSAAEMRWPEVITAIKAQQGEEVVFSELDWTTKCEILRSNPVTVMRMFEKRVDALMNHLLLSPAQPIGEVEDYFYRVEFQARGSPHIHLLAWVKGAPEFENQSDQVVCDFIDRYITCQLPDPTTDPELHQIVTEVQLHSKKHSKSCKKGNVLCRYGFPKLPMSSTTITRPRPQRPEEDENEEQHHQERKKRRQDAPQRPEEDENEDQHQQERKKRRQDAARKAMKEARTKLKPVWDLLNDPQASFDNLSDLLTKCNLSMDDYCKYAEALSTSNVILLKRDPKEAWVNGYNPDLLRAWNANMDIQFVLDSFSCIMYMLSYISKPEHEMNDYLKTVIKGVRETNVNEEDEMKQIMQAYSKHRQVSAQESVARTCSLPLKKCSRNVVFIPTDDDALRMSLPRSVLHSKDPDSEDVWMSGIIEKYRARPRTLEFEKMCLADFVSNYRVVYGRQTKGKNVLPLLNDMGFIQKRTVGKAAIVRYARFSEEKQPEKFCGTMVKLYVPHRVNEQLKPQGFPTYQEFYKRGLVELPSHPNFRFPVRGLVKAQQKKFEKHGKKVDEAYEQLQREGPSENAWCAFAPEIDVDRMECIAEQQDVHPEENEQDDVPEYQIRREDGDGVVPQIEAPQMTNEYLRKMFRSLNETQAAIFYTVRQWCQKRVWGHNPEQFFYFLSGGAGCGKSHVIKCIHSEATKILRQLPRLREEGDLSVPTVLLSAFTGTAAFNISGKTLHSLLKLPRSLKPPYQGLGNALDEVRAGLRDVEILIIDEISMVSKDLFTYVNWRFQQIKGNKKPFGGISCLVVGDYYQLPPLGKAKPLCVYEEDMLDFWKDHFQIITLTEIMRQKEDLAFAELLNRLRVRQKTEALREDDRALLFQAVKKPEDCPRDALHIFATNKEVDKYNTEIVQALFADIITIDAEDYRKDPRTGRMKRLNKPVTGKKDDLLDTMQVAVGVRVMVTRNLDVEDGIVNGCFGTIANIVTKTKDGIDTVQMLGLQLDNPNAGQKHRKKVRGEEDVLVYIERSEESLRKGAVRRQYPIKLAYACTAHKVQGMTMHSAVVSLKKIFEPGMAYVALSRTTSLQGLHITDFDDKKIYADPEITTSLQSMRRARVEEIMPLLQHVWDNRQEQTLTIIHHNTEGLASHMEDIRCHHELKLADVLCLTETHLTGSSTSDLQLEGYNLFTRNRHVSYSTHQELGRKNGGGVAIYCKEHIPTQPRQYIQNVTDLEFAVIKLDSPIKAAVVAVYRPPQYSVGDFLTNLKSMLDYLDLTHNDLVIICGDFNEDLLHPGKKPILELFQSRGYTQLITSATTEKHTLLDHIYISNPDFCHQSGVLETYHSYHNPVYC, via the coding sequence ATGCCTCGGAAAGGTAGGAGATCCCGGGCTCAAAAAGTTCGTTGGACAAAGTTAGACCTGACAGAAAAGACAAGCATCAGTAGAGGTGTTGCTCAGGTTTCTGATGGACAGCAGTATGAAGATGGAGACAACACATCTAGAGTTATATCCGTGCAGGCGTCTCACTGCCAGAGTGATGCAAGGTATGATGTTTTCTCACGAAACACTCAGTGCACATGTGTAGCGCTGACATTCCTTGCGTACCACAGTGAGGGAACTTCGTTCGAACAGCCTGATCTTGACAGGGTGCTAGAGCAAGGGGATGCTTTGTATGTTGGCATTAAAATGCAGCTTATGGCTGAAGGAAGATTCCGACAGGATCTTCTAAGCATGGCTGAAGTACCTGTGAGCATCTCGACTTTTAACCACAACTACACCGTCCAAAAGTCAGAAGTGGTGATGGGGTATCTAAGAGACAGAGGAACTCAGGAAATGGACGCGTGGTGGATTCCTCTTGATGAAAGACTTCAGTGTCTCTCAACAGATGTCAGCCATGCACTGCTTATTGTTTCTCCAGAGTGCTTTGCTGTCTTCAGAGACAGATCTGGAAGATATGGATATTTTGATTCCCATTCCAGAACTGCCGAAGGTTTTCCACATCCTACCGGTGATGGAACGGCAGTTATGCTTACTTTCACCAACCTGCATGACATGATCAACAGATTACttgaacttttttggaatcgtggTCCTCAAGCTTGCTATGAATTCATGGCCGTTTCATTTGAAATGGAGCAACAGTCTGAGGAACCATGCTCATCAGCGGCATGTGTCTCACCATCTCAAGTAACCTCACCTCTGCCAAAAATACAAACTGCTGACATCAGAATCCCTGAAAATGTAGTTCAGATAGATGACAAAAACCAAAGTGTcataaaggttttaaaaacaaacaagcagcgAAGAAGAAAGCAAATACGTAAAATGGCAAAACAGTGTGCAGGAACAGAGGacaaaacttcacattttgaaATTCGAGAACGTAAAAGAAGAGTCTATGAGAAAGAGAAGTATGCCACCAGTTTGCAGTTTCGAATTAAGAAAAGGAAGTTTAATCAAGATCCTTTTGTCAGAAACAAAAAGAGGGAGTACCTTGTCAGAAGGTACCACACTGATGCTGTTTTCCAGAAGAAAATGAAGGAATACATGGCCAGGAGGTACCACACTGATGCTCCTCTCCacaagaaaaagaaggaatacaTCATCAGGAGGTACCATACTGATGATGTTTTCCAGAGGAAGATGAAGAACTACATGGTCAGAAGGTACAAGATGGATGATCTTTTCCAAAAGAAAATGAAGGACTACATGGCCAGAAGATACGCAGGTGATTCAAAGTTTAGGTCACATCACATTCTACGTTGTACTTTCCAGAAGAAACAGAAGTGTCTTACTGATCCTGGATTCCACATTCTTCACAAATTGAGATGTGCATTAAGGATCAAGAGAAAATACAAGCCATACATTCGTTTCAGCCAGAATACACCCATTTCTGATGCGACAAACCAGCCTGTATCCAACAGCTTGATTCAGAAGGCCATATCTGCATTTCGGTGTCAAAGTCTGCACGGTCCAACTTACATCTGCACAGTCTGTCACAGGACCCTTTTTCCAAATCAGGTCAAGATGTGTAATAGAACACGATAcatcaaaaatgttcatattaCAGCCTTTTGCTTAACCGGGAAATATGTTCATGCTTGTGACAGTGCCTGCTCAGTTCCTTGTGCAGTTCCAGATGAGCGAAGACAGGAGTGGATCTGCCACACCTGTGACAGCCATCTGAAGAGAGGATCCATGCCTTCTATTGCAGCGGCAAACAGACTTGAATTGCCACCCATCCCTGCAGAACTGCTTGAGCTGAATGTTCTTGAACGACAGCTTATCGCCAAAATTGTTCCTTTTGCAAAAATAGTTGCATTGCCAAAAGGACAGCAACGATCGGTTTatggtgctgttgtgtgtgtgcccTCTGAGGTGGAGAAAACAGTTAACTGTCTCCCAAGGCCTAACAGTGAGTCCCAGCTCCTACAGGTGAAGCTGAAAAGACACATCAAGTTCAGAGGATACCAACACTTCCATACAGTGAATATGCACAATGTGCTAGCAGCATTAACAAAACTGAAAGCGATGCATTCAGAATATAGGGACATCTTTATAAGTGATGCTGCCACATTTGAATTTCTCCCTAATGATGAGCTGCATGACACAGaggagaaacaggaagttgttgtctcTGAACAGGATGAGCAGCATGTCAGCACAGAAGAAAAGGATGAGCTCAGGCCTGGCCTCACTCTGGACACATGCATGCAACCACTCGACATTGGACAGGACTTGCTGTCGTACGGTGAGGGAATCTTCAGCATTGCGCCTGCTCAAGGGAAAAAGCCAGTCGGATTTTTCAAGGTTCCCAAATTGGAAGCCATGGCCTTCCCCGTACAGTTTCCCACTGGACAGAACACAATTGATGAGGCACGACAAGTTGCATTATCACCAAGCATGTATTTCAATGCTAGACTGTTCTGCGTTGATACTCGTTTTGCCAAAGACCAGAGTTATCTCTTCTTTGCGCAGTTTGTCACTGAAACGCACATGGCTAGAAACAGCATGTCTATCCAGTTGCGAAAGGGCAAACCCGTTACAAAAGATGGACGTAGAATCTCCAACAAGCTTCTTCAGGATGATCTTGAGGTCGAAAGACTGGTCCACAGCCGTGACGCAACAAGGTTTATGCAACCCCTGAGAGGCACTCcatcttattgggagaaaacgttGAGAGATCTACAGGCCATGATCAGGCAGTTAGGGAATCctacttttttttgcacattcagtGCAGCCGAAATGCGATGGCCAGAAGTGATAACGGCAATCAAGGCTCAGCAAGGTGAAGAGGTCGTCTTTTCAGAGCTTGACTGGACGACGAAATGTGAAATCCTCCGAAGTAACCCCGTCACCGTCATGCGGATGTTTGAAAAACGAGTGGATGCATTAATGAATCATCTGCTTTTGTCACCTGCTCAACCCATCGGCGAAGTCGAGGATTACTTTTATCGCGTGGAGTTTCAAGCCAGAGGAAGCCCACACATTCATCTGCTGGCCTGGGTAAAAGGGGCACCTGAATTTGAAAATCAGTCCGACCAAGTAGTGTGTGACTTTATTGACCGTTACATAACCTGCCAGTTGCCGGACCCTACCACCGATCCCGAGCTTCATCAAATTGTCACCGAAGTTCAGCTTCACAGCAAGAAGCACTCCAAATCTTGCAAGAAAGGAAATGTGTTGTGTAGATATGGGTTCCCTAAACTTCCCATGTCAAGCACCACCATCACCCGTCCACGACCACAACGtcctgaggaagatgaaaacGAAGAACAACACCaccaagagagaaagaagagaagacaaGACGCTCCACAACGTCCTGAGGAAGATGAAAATGAAGACCAACACcaacaagagagaaagaagaggagacAGGACGCTGCTCGAAAAGCAATGAAAGAAGCCAGGACTAAACTCAAGCCAGTGTGGGACTTGCTGAACGATCCCCAGGCCTCCTTTGACAACTTGTCAGACTTGCTGACCAAATGTAATCTGTCCATGGATGATTACTGTAAATACGCTGAGGCACTGTCCACTTCAAACGTGATTTTGCTGAAGCGTGATCCAAAGGAGGCTTGGGTGAATGGATACAACCCAGATTTGCTGAGGGCATGGAACGCCAACATGGACATACAGTTCGTTCTTGACTCTTTCAGCTGCATCATGTACATGTTGTCCTACATTTCCAAGCCAGAACACGAAATGAATGATTACCTGAAGACCGTGATCAAGGGTGTTCGGGAAACCAACGTAAACGAAGAGGACGAAATGAAGCAGATAATGCAGGCCTACTCCAAACACCGGCAAGTGAGTGCTCAGGAGTCTGTGGCACGGACATGCAGCTTACCATTGAAGAAGTGTTCACGAAATGTTGTGTTTATACCGACGGATGATGATGCCCTGAGGATGAGTTTGCCCCGTAGTGTCCTACACAGCAAAGATCCTGATTCAGAGGATGTCTGGATGTCAGGTATTATAGAGAAATACAGAGCAAGGCCTCGAACACTGGAGTTTGAAAAGATGTGCCTTGCAGACTTTGTGTCTAATTACCGTGTTGTGTATGGTCGGCAAACTAAAGGAAAGAATGTCCTCCCACTCCTCAACGATATGGGATTCATTCAGAAGAGAACTGTTGGTAAGGCTGCAATTGTCAGGTATGCTCGCTTTTCGGAGGAGAAGCAACCGGAGAAGTTTTGCGGAACAATGGTAAAACTTTACGTGCCACATCGTGTCAACGAACAGCTGAAACCTCAAGGGTTTCCAACGTATCAGGAGTTTTACAAAAGGGGACTTGTAGAACTCCCGTCACACCCCAATTTCCGATTCCCTGTCCGTGGCTTAGTTAAAGCACAACAGAAGAAGTTTGAAAAGCACGGCAAAAAAGTGGACGAAGCATATGAACAGCTGCAGCGGGAAGGACCATCTGAGAATGCTTGGTGTGCTTTTGCCCCTGAAATCGACGTTGATCGGATGGAGTGTATTGCAGAACAACAAGACGTCCATCCAGAAGAAAATGAACAGGATGATGTTCCAGAATACCAGATTCGTCGTGAAGATGGAGACGGAGTCGTACCACAGATTGAGGCACCACAGATGACTAATGAATATCTGAGGAAGATGTTTAGGAGTCTAAATGAGACGCAGGCAGCAATTTTTTACACTGTCCGCCAGTGGTGTCAAAAGCGTGTGTGGGGTCACAATCCAGagcagtttttttactttttgtcaggCGGTGCAGGTTGTGGGAAATCGCACGTCATCAAGTGCATACACTCGGAAGCAACTAAGATTCTGCGACAACTCCCTCGACTCCGGGAAGAAGGGGATCTCTCCGTGCCCACGGTGTTGTTGTCTGCGTTTACTGGAACTGCAGCATTCAACATCTCTGGAAAAACGCTGCATTCCCTTTTAAAACTGCCAAGGAGTCTGAAGCCACCTTATCAAGGACTTGGGAACGCCCTTGATGAAGTGAGAGCAGGATTACGCGACGTGGAGATTCTTATCATCGACGAAATATCCATGGTTTCAAAGGATCTGTTCACATACGTAAACTGGAGATTTCAGCAGATCAAAGGCAACAAGAAACCTTTTGGAGGAATATCTTGCCTCGTCGTAGGGGATTATTATCAACTGCCACCGCTTGGTAAAGCCAAACCGCTCTGTGTGTATGAAGAGGATATGCTGGACTTCTGGAAGGACCATTTTCAAATCATCACACTCACAGAGATCATGCGGCAGAAAGAAGACCTCGCTTTCGCTGAACTGTTGAACAGACTACGAGTGAGGCAGAAGACAGAAGCTCTCAGGGAAGATGATCGAGCTTTGTTATTCCAGGCTGTGAAGAAGCCAGAAGACTGTCCACGTGATGCTCTACACATATTCGCCACTAACAAAGAGGTTGACAAGTACAATACCGAGATTGTACAGGCCCTCTTCGCTGACATCATAACAATTGATGCCGAAGACTACAGGAAAGACCCAAGAACAGGAAGGATGAAGCGATTAAACAAACCTGTCACTGGAAAAAAGGACGACTTGCTGGACACAATGCAAGTTGCAGTGGGAGTTCGTGTGATGGTAACCAGGAACCTGGACGTAGAAGATGGAATTGTCAATGGATGTTTTGGCACGATTGCAAACATCGTCACCAAAACAAAAGATGGAATCGACACCGTacaaatgttaggacttcaacttGACAATCCGAACGCCGGTCAGAAACACCGTAAAAAGGTACGAGGTGAAGAAGACGTCTTGGTTTACATTGAGAGATCTGAAGAAAGTCTGAGGAAAGGAGCCGTTCGTCGACAGTATCCCATTAAGCTAGCTTACGCCTGCACAGCCCACAAAGTTCAAGGCATGACAATGCACTCTGCAGTAGTGTCATTGAAGAAGATTTTTGAGCCGGGAATGGCCTACGTTGCCCTCAGCAGAACGACATCTCTACAAGGATTACACATCACGGATTTCGACGACAAGAAGATATATGCTGATCCTGAAATCACAACCTCTTTGCAAAGCATGAGAAGAGCAAGAGTTGAAGAAATCATGCCACTTCTGCAGCATGTGTGGGACAATAGGCAGGAACAGACACTCACCATCATCCATCACAACACGGAAGGACTGGCATCTCACATGGAGGATATCAGATGCCATCATGAGCTAAAACTCGCCGATGTTCTGTGTTTAACAGAAACACACCTGACTGGATCATCTACTTCAGATCTCCAATTGGAAGGATACAACTTGTTCACACGCAACAGGCATGTCTCCTACTCCACACATCAAGAACTTGGAAGGAAAAATGGAGGTGGAGTAGCAATATATTGCAAGGAGCACATTCCAACTCAGCCCAGgcaatatatacaaaatgtgaCTGATCTGGAGTTTGCTGTGATCAAATTGGATTCCCCAATAAAAGCAGCAGTCGTAGCTGTGTATAGGCCACCACAGTACAGTGTTGGAGATTTCTTGACCAACCTGAAGAGTATGCTGGATTACCTGGACCTCACACACAACGATCTCGTCATCATCTGTGGAGATTTCAACGAGGACCTCCTACACCCTGGAAAAAAACCTATTCTGGAGTTGTTTCAATCTCGAGGATACACGCAACTGATTACATCAGCGACGACGGAAAAGCACACACTACTTGACCACATCTACATTTCAAATCCGGACTTCTGTCATCAATCGGGCGTGTTAGAGACCTACCACAGTTACCACAATCCTGTGTACTGT